A segment of the Lycium ferocissimum isolate CSIRO_LF1 chromosome 5, AGI_CSIRO_Lferr_CH_V1, whole genome shotgun sequence genome:
TACATTGATTTCATGTGAACACCACCTCTTCAGGAGGCTCCAAAGTTTACCTATAAGTTCGGATGCAAAAGAAGGTATTCCAAAAATCTCAATGAGATGAAGTGCTATTTTCAAATGGAAAACAGTTTTAAGATAGGTTGATGGCATGTTAAACAAATGGAACAATGGGTAGTCTTGTGCCTGAAATAGCCTTCTTTTGCCAGAGGGCCATATGGAGGATAGATTCATCCAGCGGAAATCTACTTTCATGATTCATGAGTCAATTTGGTACACATGCATGGTTTTGATAATGACTTGTGTGCATGCAAAGCCATTAAAATAGCAGGGTGCTAAAATCTTGCAGATATTTCCATTTTATAAAAATGTCCAGCAGTTCCATGATACAAATTAATTGTAATCTCACCAACTTGTCATAATACAATACACATTCTTTCTGTGATTTCACCTGAAACGTTATCTTGCCAAGATAATATGTGTTGTTAATTTTTGCATGTCATCTAAAGCCAACTTTGTTCAGGAGACTAAAGCCAGGTGGTGGAGGTGTAAATGCTGCAATATTTAGTGCCGCTGGTCCTGCCCTTGAAACTGCAACCAAAGCTAGAGCTGGATCCCTTAGTGCTGGAAAAGCTGTTGTTGTCCCTCTTCCTTCAGCTTCTCCCTTGTTTAGTAGGGAAGGAGTTACTCATGTCATACATGTCCTTGGACCAAATATGAATCCCCAGAGACCAAACTGTCTTAACAATGACTACGTCAAGGGCTGTGAAATACTCCGGGAAACTTACTCATCACTTTTTGATGGTTTTAAATCTATAGTTAGGAATCAAGGAGAGCCGTCTAAGGATAATcttgaaaaagaatttaaaggaGAAGTTCAACTAGAGCAAGGTTGTAGAAATGGTGAACAGAAAGCCAAGCGTGAAGCTGTGTGTGAAGCGGACATGAACAAGAAGTATAAAAGCTTTGCGGAAGAACTTGGACCGAATGTTGGAAGTTCTGGAGATGGAAACACCGGTGGACAGAGAAGAAAGGCATGGGGTGGATGGGCTCAAGCTCTCTATGACACTGCAATGCATCCTGAGAGGCATAAGAATTTAATAGAGATATCAGATGACGTTGTAGTATTGAATGATCTTTATCCAAAGGTTATCTTCCCCTCTTCCCCCCCCAACCCCGCCCCCCCCGGTCCTCCTCCCTTGTGAATGTGACAAATACATGTATGGTTTGTTTTCTTTTGCAGGCTCAGAAACACCTCTTAGTGTTGGCACGTGTTGAAGGTCTTGACCGTCTTGCAGATGTTCAGAAGGAGCACGTCACATTATTAAAGAAAATGCATAGTGTTGGCTTGAAGTGGGCAGAAAAGTTTCTATCTGAAAACAATTCATTGATATTCCGCCTTGGATATCATTCGGTACGTTCAACCATCCTCAAATTTTATATGTTTGAATAGTCATTAACAGATACGGAAACAAGTGCATAAGAGTGCCCTttgttttttttgcttttgtggtgtgtgtgtgtatggggtggtgtggggggggggggggggggggctaagGGGGGTCTGCTAGGTTGGCACAACCACATGTTTTGTGTGCTTTTCTAGCTACTAATTTTACCTTCAAGTCTGGAAATATTGCAGGTGAATATTGTTCTCTCAAGGGTGTGCTGTAACTCTGCATTACATTCTCTCTATTAAAAAGATATTTGCAAAAATTCGTTAAGCTTTGTATGGATGAGAAGTTCACCAGGCACCAGTCCGCTAGGTCAACATAtctgaaatgtaaagttgagtAAATAGCACTAGTTTCTGTTTATATTGGTTGGTGTGGTATATACATGGCCAATGTATTGGGGAACAATCTCTTGGGTGTTGGATTTTTTATTAGGGATTCTAACACCATGTTCTTTACTCAAGCCATGCCATCAAGCTCCCTGCAAATCCAAATgcggattcaaaatttaaatttgatgagttcAACCTTTAAATTCATACCTTTGTACCCATTCCGCTTTTGAATTTATGGcttcaaaattaaatattatttgaaattttagtattttttcatgtatatatttatgctaGGTATCAAAAATACTAGGTCCGCCTCTGCACTGATCCCTTCCTCGTTCAACCCCGATCATTTGTTTCTCTTCTTGAATCCCTTCCCTCACATCGAGTCAAAATGCTTAAGTCTTTGTTCTTCTACATCTACTGTTTAATTTAATGAACTTCTTTCTGTGTAGGTTCCTTCAATGCGTCAACTGCATCTTCATGTGATAAGCCAAGACTTTGATTCCAATCATCTGAAGAATAAGAAGCATTGGAACTCATTCAACTCCCCCTTCTTCCGGGATTCAGTTGATGTAATTGAtgaagttagtcaaaatgggaAGGCCACTTTGAAGGATGAGAATATTCTTTCCATGGAGCTAAGGTGTCATCGATGTCAAAGTGCACATCCAAACATTCCTCGCCTTAAAGCACATATTAGTTCTTGTCAGGCCGCCTTTCCTGCATTTCTGCTGCAAAATGGTCGTTTAGTTCGTGTAGAAGGTAAAGATGCTAATCACTGAGTTCAGACAATATGTCGAGCTGTTTGAAGTTGGGACATCATGTTATGTATGTACAAATTGGTAAAATAGTTTAGGCTGTTGGGTAGATCAAGTGAACATTTTCCATTAGTTTTCTCAACCTCTTGGTCACTTTCATGCTAATGTCCTTTCCAATGAAGTTACAATATCCACCAAGGAAATtttcagaaaagaaaatattctGGAGTTGTGGAAATTCTATCTTGAGATTAGACGGAACTTGCCTGTGAGTTATGACGTGTTGAATTTAAAGTAAAATcgctgccctttttttttttttttcccctttctttttcatttttgtgatATGCGTTCATTACAACAAAACACCCTGTGTAATCTCACATGTGGGATTTGGGGAAGGTGGTGTGTACGCAGCCTTATCCCTACTTTGACCGCAGTTCATTAGAAAACCAATTTTTTGTAACAATGCAAACAGAAAATGGTTGGCCAGGGTCTGTACTACTTGGTGTTCGGATCCCCTCCAGTAACATTTTGTCCAGTTCCTCCGGTACATTGTTCACACATGGCACTTGTTAAATCCAAGGGACAAAACTATACAACATATCGAGTTAAACCCTATAAGCCGTGTCACGTGGAGGGTGGTGTGTACGCAAGAATTTTACCCCTACTCGCGCGCGTAGAGGTATTATCGATGTATCCCTAgatcatataaatataatatatatatatatatataatactaaaAGTGGAAAGCCTTCAAGTCAAAAATTGATTTACCAAAATGtcctttaaaaattaattaactttgtttaccttcaaaacaaaaaaacaaaaaaaaacaaaaaaacaaaaaaaaagagacaaaaacAGTTACTCGCTTTCACTTTCGcataggggtgggcgttcgttTTTTCGGTTCAATTTTATCAAAattcggtttggctatttcgggttcggttttttgaaggtggacaccaaacaccgaaccaaactagttcggttcggttctttcggtctcggttttttaaagttcggttcggttcggtttcgattttttcaattcggtttttttaatataatattaaacgattccattgacactaattcatattctcaaaagcaataaaacataaaactgataaattgaaatcaaaatcaaacaaacaatgCACAAGAATGTaaactataatcatgacataggattactaggtgttatatacataccgtaagaataattaagaaaacacataaaaggacatacattaatcctaaagagacatcctgcttacctttctttgttaaggatatttgattttttcaatcGTTAAAATTAGGGATCAaatgcaaaagatgacttattacacttgggttttttttttttgctttaaacttaattgcccactattttaattttttgagtaatgtattaaatttcggtgcgcgttcggttttcggttcggttttatcaaacttcggtccgctatttcggtttcggttttttgacgATGGACGctaaacaccgaaccaaactagtcaTTCGGTTCGGTCGATTTGTCAAGTTTcaaattcggttcggttcgatttttcgattttcggtaatTATGCCCAGTCCTACTTTCGCAGCAGAAAGACTGCTTCTTGGACTTCTGTGCAGGCATTTATTATAACGTATTCCATTTATTTGAATCTCTTTCATCTTCCACTGCCTATTGAAACAGTACAAATACATTTTATCTCAACCTTTGAAATATTTCATTGAATTTTCAACATTTATTACACATTCATGTTTGCTTACCCTTCTCATCCGTTATACTATGGATCTGGAGACTTTTATAATATCATTTTTGTTTTGCATAAATCATCAAAGACCTAACTTCCAAAAgaataattttccttttttcaaaaGTCGATGGTAATTAAGAACTTCAAATTTGTTTCTCTCTCcttttgctttcttttcatttttttcgcAGCCTTTACTTTTCTGCGTTGCTGGTGGAATTTTTGTTATTCATTTGATTATATATTGTGTCAAAGAATTTCCCACCTTTAGCTGTATTATTAGCCTTATGCttgatttttttggtttgtAAAATTCGAATTAATTTATTCATTTGCCACTAGATTCTCATTAATTGTTTTCTGTACCATTTCAGATATGGAGGTTAAACCTAACATTTGTCTACATCAGTATTTTGAAATCACCAGCTGAAAGGGTTGGATGCAAATGTTGCGATTTTCCTGGTACTAAAATATTGTGTTGGTTATTCTTTTCCATGTTcactcctctctctctttttagatgttaaatttttctctttttattttattaaactttatttatttatttatgaaaaacatgAAGCTTCATCAGTGATAATAAAAGAGAGTCTTCCTTACATTAATAGTCATTGTGATACTTTTCTTTGGTCTTTGTTCTCTTTTGGTGTAAAATATAtgtcctctcttttttttgccCAATAGATTTTTGCACTGCAACATCTCTTATTTCCGTTATAAAAAATTACCAATTATTTCCTTTGCCTAATTAATTGCTCTTTGTGTGGTTCTTTATTCTTTGGCGTTCAACTAATTATTGAAAGTGAAGATTTTAGTTGGAGATAATATTTTTGACTGTCTCTTCCAGTGTCTCATAGATTTTAGTTGGAGACAACACAATGAAATGTTAATATAGGAAACATTTGCTATGATTACAATTATTTCACGTCTTAAAGTTAGTGCCTTATCTATAATAAATTATAACCTCCTCCTCTTTACAGTCGCATATGTTTAAGttttttgtgttgttgaaatatataaaaaaagaagctCTCAAGCAGAATATTTAATGTATTAGAAGAACTACATAAGAAAGGAcattattgttacacctcggatttTCGCACATTAAAGTCGCATCATGAGTTAGTCGACGTAAgttccaaaaagaaattatgttgaggataaaagggattgattttattaataaaaatggttataagagtctataaataatattagtaagtggcggaagatttgaagggtgaatgaatcaaagaagcatgAGATTCAtcaaaagtcggcaagttgggaataCGATAACTTATACTTTTGGGTGAGATTAGGAGTGCTCCACATGCTAAGCAAGTAatgatatgaagtatttgaattgtataatggcctcttgttaagtttggaagtcaaacgagttgtaatacgaaagtcgacaaagggcgtcacaagttaagtttgtaaatttcactgaaatttgggtcagatgtctcggagcttttctctcaatatacttggagttacggggtgatccacctatCAAATCGAAGGTCTATGAGTCTAGTTTTTAGTGGATTTTACCGTTTGTCAATGTGACATCAAAGTAGAGAGAAATTCGCATTTTTGTCCAAGGACGTAAACTGCCA
Coding sequences within it:
- the LOC132056939 gene encoding transcription factor bHLH140, with the protein product MEAMEIDPETNSTGKDEGKPIMVLLVGAPGSGKSIFCDTVMRLSTRPWVRICQDTIGNGKAGTKNQCLTGAASALREGKSVFIDRCNLDREQRADFVKLVGPEVEKHAVALDLPAKLCISRSVKRTGHEGNLQGGKAAAVVNRMLQKKELPKLNEGYARITVCQDEKDVQAAINTYTALGPSDKLPPGFFGQKNSDAKVQLGIMKFLKKKEPPGCSDTVMNVSPENIRSHASKEKDSNQVLESCEEPKKGSVDSSISLENAPTLAFPSISTADFHFDLDKASDIIVEKVEEYVNKLGTARLVLVDLSQNSKILSLVRAKAAEKNIDSKKFFTFVGNITKLYSEGGLHCNVIANATNWRLKPGGGGVNAAIFSAAGPALETATKARAGSLSAGKAVVVPLPSASPLFSREGVTHVIHVLGPNMNPQRPNCLNNDYVKGCEILRETYSSLFDGFKSIVRNQGEPSKDNLEKEFKGEVQLEQGCRNGEQKAKREAVCEADMNKKYKSFAEELGPNVGSSGDGNTGGQRRKAWGGWAQALYDTAMHPERHKNLIEISDDVVVLNDLYPKAQKHLLVLARVEGLDRLADVQKEHVTLLKKMHSVGLKWAEKFLSENNSLIFRLGYHSVPSMRQLHLHVISQDFDSNHLKNKKHWNSFNSPFFRDSVDVIDEVSQNGKATLKDENILSMELRCHRCQSAHPNIPRLKAHISSCQAAFPAFLLQNGRLVRVEGKDANH